In one Antennarius striatus isolate MH-2024 chromosome 1, ASM4005453v1, whole genome shotgun sequence genomic region, the following are encoded:
- the LOC137595513 gene encoding WD repeat-containing protein 64-like: RNTHEDFLCFKVPIFQDVCSQILYFPSLDSIAMCSKSSQTMALTALPKAHRSKATKHKATKKVYHSRQKFFNCVDYSPIVESLATGGEDGILRIWTPHTTICQNKVMGHSTAITHIKFNHYNRTIISISKDMNVRLWSQNAWLCLQSMHVQGMGSDPISSIYYSPHNNALILANSNIATCLGQGTDGFANTLTSHDNPICNVLYHDFFKQVITACQTGVVILWDILTGHPLLEFKVTPDQVGLTAMSFDEPQRRLITVSQNGTLKLWNFNSGIETAVCPMILPDGMTNVVCLNNRIFVSGKDSKTIFSLDMKEFDIQFMEHSFPPHPKNMQQR; this comes from the exons AGAAATACACATGAAGACTTTCTATGCTTTAAAGTCCCCATTTTTCAGGATGTTTGCAGCCAAATACTATACTTTCCATCCCTTGATTCAATTGCCATGTGTAGCAAATCATCACAGACAATGGCTCTTACTGCCTTGCCCAAGGCACACAGAAGCAAAGCTACTAAACACAAAGCTACTAAAAAAGTCTACCATAGCAGGCAAAAGTTTTTTAATTGTGTTGATTACTCACCAATTGTTGAGTCTCTGGCGACAGGTGGTGAAGATGGCATACTGCGCATATGGACTCCACACACAACCATATGCCAAAATAAAGTAATGGGGCATTCCACAGCGATTACCCACATCAAATTCAATCACTACAACAGAACAATTATCAGTATTTCTAAGGACATGAATGTGCGTTTGTGGTCACAAAATGCCTGGCTGTGTTTGCAAAGCATGCATGTTCAAGGAATGGGAAGTGACCCAATCTCTAGCATATATTATAGCCCACATAACAATGCGTTAATACTGGCTAACTCAAATATTGCAACATGTTTAGGACAAGGAACGGATGGTTTTGCAAATACGTTAACATCCCATGATAATCCCATTTGTAATGTTCTATATCATGACTTTTTCAAGCAGGTAATCACTGCTTGTCAGACTGGTGTTGTGATACTGTGGGACATCTTAACAGGACATCCACTCCTTGAATTCAAGGTCACACCAGATCAGGTTGGGCTAACTGCAATGTCATTTGATGAACCACAGCGTAGACTGATTACAGTTTCACAAAATGGGACATTGAAATTGTGGAATTTTAACAGTGGAATAGAGACTGCTGTTTGTCCTATGATTCTGCCAGATGGAATGACAAATGTTGTATGCTTAAACAATAGGATTTTTGTGTCTGGAAAAGACTCCAAGACCATTTTCAGTCTTGATATGAAGGAATTTGACATCCAGTTTATGGAACACA GCTTCCCCCCACatcccaaaaacatgcaacagagGTGA
- the LOC137613007 gene encoding sorbitol dehydrogenase-like, which translates to MAQDNISVVVHSPGDLRLENRPVPEPGPEEVLLQMHSVGICGTDVHFWQHGSVGDYVVKKPLVLGHEASGRVVKVGSAVKHLKVGDRVAIEPGVPREVDEFFKSGRYNLCPNMFSSSLPPDDGTLCRYYKHNANFCFKLPDNVTFEEGALIEPLSVGIHACCRAGVTLGSTVFICGAGPIGLVCLLVAKAMGASQVIISDLYPERLTMAKDLGADFQLEVKKDDNPQQLAKTVEDMMGAKPHITIECTGAESCIQTAIYATRSGGVVAVVGLGDDMVTIPLINAALREVDIRGVIRYCNTWPMAIAMLASGKLNVKPLVTHRFPLEEAVQAFDVALRGLGMKVMMKCDQNDQKP; encoded by the exons ATGGCGCAGGATAATATCTCCGTAGTTGTGCACTCACCAGGAGACCTCCGGCTG GAAAACCGTCCGGTCCCGGAACCAGGACCTGAGG AGGTCCTGCTCCAGATGCACTCTGTTGGAATCTGTGGAACAGATGTTCATTTCTGGCAGCATGGCAGCGTTGGCGACTATGTGGTCAAAAAGCCGTTGGTCTTGGGTCACGAGGCCTCAGGGCGGGTGGTGAAGGTTGGATCGGCGGTGAAGCATCTTAAAGTGG GTGACAGGGTGGCCATAGAGCCTGGTGTGCCCCGTGAGGTGGATGAGTTCTTCAAAAGTGGGAGGTATAACTTATGTCCCAACATGTTCAGCAGCTCCTTGCCACCTGACGATGGAACACTGTGCCGATACTACAAACACAACGCCAACTTCTGCTTCAA GTTGCCTGATAATGTAACATTTGAGGAGGGGGCTCTGATCGAACCTCTGTCCGTGGGGATCCACGCCTGTTGCAGAGCCGGTGTCACCCTCGGGAGCACCGTGTTCATCTGCGGCGCAG GGCCTATTGGGTTGGTCTGTTTGCTTGTGGCCAAAGCAATGGGGGCATCACAGGTCATCATCAGCG ACCTGTATCCAGAGCGTCTCACAATGGCCAAAGATTTGGGTGCAGACTTCCAGCTAGAGGTGAAAAAAGATGACAATCCTCAGCAGCTGGCCAAGACCGTAGAGGACATGATGGGAGCAAAGCCTCACATCACTATTGAATGCACTGGAGCCGAGAGCTGCATTCAAACTGCCATCTAC GCGACACGTTCAGGAGGTGTCGTGGCGGTAGTGGGTCTCGGTGATGATATGGTCACCATTCCTCTGATCAATGCTGCCCTGAGAGAAGTGGACATCAGAGGCGTTATTCGCTACTGCAATAC CTGGCCAATGGCCATAGCCATGCTGGCATCTGGTAAACTGAATGTGAAGCCCCTCGTGACCCATCGTTTCCCTCTGGAGGAGGCAGTCCAGGCCTTTGACGTCGCTCTTCGAGGTCTTGGTATGAAGGTCATGATGAAATGTGACCAGAATGACCAGAAGCCCTGA